One genomic segment of Bacteroides caccae includes these proteins:
- a CDS encoding AAA domain-containing protein: MKYFFYPKRRFVTFAPIMNNNSKSPVSDLQYQQLLLRMEYEYEKEEFKRQTETMGIARKVKRGLCWYPVSPGRSYYNSLNQLVIDITRTENKEIEHSFEFGRPVCFFHQSFDGKVKYMNFIATVSYADEERMVVVLPGAGAVIELQADSSLGIQLYFDETSYRTMFEALEDAIRAKGNRLSELRDILLGTQNPGFRELYPVRFPWLNSTQETAVNKVLCTRDVAIVHGPPGTGKTTTLVEAIYETLHREPQVLVCAQSNTAVDWISEKLVDRGVPVLRIGNPTRVNDKMLSFTYERRFESHPAYPELWGIRKSIRETGSRMRKGSYSEREGMRSRMSRLRDRATELEIQINTDLFDSARVIASTLVSSNHRLLNGRRFPTLFIDEAAQALEAACWIAIRKADRVILAGDHCQLPPTIKCIEAARSGLDHTLMEKVVHKKPSAVSLLKMQYRMHESIMRFPSEWFYHGELEAAPEVRYRSILDFDTPMNWIDTSEMDFHEEFVGESFGRINKQEANLLLQELEAYINRIGKARILDEKIDFGLISPYKAQVQYLRSKIKVSSFLRPFRSLITVNTVDGFQGQERDVIFISLVRANEDGQIGFLNDLRRMNVAITRARMKLVILGDAVTLTKHPFYKRLMSFIKKEDYE, encoded by the coding sequence ATGAAATATTTTTTCTATCCAAAAAGAAGATTCGTTACCTTTGCACCTATTATGAATAATAATTCGAAAAGCCCGGTCTCCGACCTTCAGTACCAGCAACTCCTGCTACGCATGGAGTATGAATACGAGAAAGAGGAATTCAAGCGACAAACCGAAACAATGGGTATTGCCCGTAAAGTGAAACGCGGTCTGTGCTGGTATCCCGTCTCTCCCGGTCGAAGCTACTACAATTCTCTGAATCAACTTGTAATAGATATTACACGGACCGAAAATAAAGAGATAGAACACTCTTTCGAGTTTGGTCGCCCCGTCTGTTTTTTCCACCAGTCTTTCGACGGAAAAGTGAAATATATGAATTTTATTGCTACCGTCAGTTACGCAGACGAAGAAAGAATGGTAGTGGTTTTACCTGGTGCAGGGGCAGTTATAGAGTTACAAGCGGACAGTTCATTAGGTATACAACTTTATTTTGATGAAACATCCTACCGGACAATGTTCGAAGCATTAGAAGATGCAATCCGAGCCAAAGGTAACCGCCTCTCAGAACTGCGTGATATCTTGCTGGGAACGCAAAATCCCGGATTCCGTGAATTATACCCTGTCCGTTTTCCATGGCTGAACAGTACACAGGAGACAGCCGTCAACAAAGTATTATGCACGCGTGATGTCGCCATTGTCCACGGCCCTCCGGGAACAGGAAAAACAACCACGCTCGTCGAAGCGATTTATGAAACGCTGCACCGGGAACCGCAAGTACTTGTCTGCGCTCAAAGCAACACTGCTGTAGACTGGATAAGTGAAAAACTGGTAGACCGTGGCGTACCAGTTCTCCGCATCGGCAACCCTACACGAGTAAATGATAAAATGTTATCATTTACTTACGAGCGCCGTTTCGAAAGCCATCCCGCCTATCCCGAGCTTTGGGGAATCCGAAAATCAATCCGTGAAACGGGCAGCCGGATGCGCAAAGGTAGTTATTCCGAACGGGAGGGTATGCGCAGCCGCATGAGCCGCCTCCGTGACCGTGCTACTGAACTGGAAATACAAATTAACACCGACCTTTTCGACAGTGCCCGTGTAATTGCTTCAACATTGGTCAGTAGTAACCACCGCCTACTCAACGGCCGACGTTTCCCTACCCTGTTTATAGATGAAGCTGCCCAAGCACTCGAAGCAGCCTGCTGGATTGCCATTCGCAAAGCTGACCGAGTGATTCTTGCCGGAGACCACTGTCAACTCCCTCCTACTATCAAATGTATCGAAGCCGCCCGTAGCGGACTGGATCACACACTAATGGAGAAAGTGGTACATAAGAAACCTTCTGCTGTCTCACTGCTCAAAATGCAATACCGAATGCACGAATCAATCATGCGTTTTCCTTCCGAATGGTTTTACCACGGAGAATTGGAAGCTGCACCGGAAGTGCGTTACCGGAGCATTCTCGATTTCGACACGCCTATGAACTGGATAGATACCTCTGAAATGGATTTTCATGAGGAATTTGTAGGTGAGAGTTTCGGACGCATCAATAAACAGGAAGCCAACCTGCTTCTCCAGGAATTGGAGGCATACATCAACCGGATCGGAAAAGCAAGAATATTGGACGAAAAGATTGATTTCGGATTGATTTCGCCTTATAAAGCACAAGTACAATATCTAAGGAGTAAAATTAAAGTAAGCAGCTTTCTACGTCCTTTCCGTAGCCTTATCACGGTCAACACAGTAGACGGCTTTCAAGGACAAGAACGGGATGTTATCTTTATCAGCCTTGTTCGTGCAAACGAGGACGGACAAATAGGATTTCTGAACGACCTGAGGAGGATGAACGTGGCTATCACCCGTGCCCGTATGAAACTGGTCATTCTCGGAGATGCCGTCACACTTACCAAGCATCCTTTTTATAAGAGATTGATGTCATTCATAAAAAAAGAGGATTATGAGTAA
- the ilvC gene encoding ketol-acid reductoisomerase, which produces MAQLNFGGTIENVVIRDEFPLEKAREVLKDETIAVIGYGVQGPGQALNLRDNGFNVIVGQRPGKTYDKAVADGWVPGETLFGIEEACEKGTIVMCLLSDAAVMSVWPTIKPYLTAGKALYFSHGFAITWNDRTGVVPPADIDVIMVAPKGSGTSLRTMFLEGRGLNSSYAIYQDATGKAYEKTIALGIGIGSGYLFETTFQREATSDLTGERGSLMGAIQGLLLAQYEVLRENGHTPSEAFNETVEELTQSLMPLFAKNGMDWMYANCSTTAQRGALDWMGPFHDAIKPVVEKLYHSVKTGNEAQISIDSNSKPDYREKLEVELKALRESEMWQTAVTVRKLRPENN; this is translated from the coding sequence ATGGCACAGTTGAATTTTGGCGGTACTATTGAAAATGTAGTAATCCGTGACGAATTTCCTTTGGAAAAGGCTCGTGAAGTATTGAAAGATGAAACAATCGCTGTAATCGGTTATGGTGTACAAGGTCCCGGTCAGGCATTGAACCTGCGTGATAACGGTTTCAATGTTATCGTTGGTCAACGTCCGGGAAAAACATATGATAAAGCAGTAGCAGACGGCTGGGTTCCGGGCGAGACTTTGTTCGGCATTGAAGAAGCTTGCGAGAAAGGTACTATCGTAATGTGTCTGTTGTCTGACGCAGCAGTAATGTCTGTATGGCCTACTATCAAGCCTTATCTGACTGCAGGAAAAGCTCTTTATTTCTCTCATGGTTTTGCTATCACTTGGAACGATCGTACAGGTGTAGTTCCTCCTGCTGATATCGATGTAATCATGGTCGCACCTAAAGGATCAGGTACTTCATTGCGTACTATGTTTCTCGAAGGTCGTGGCCTGAACTCTTCTTACGCTATCTATCAGGATGCTACGGGCAAAGCTTATGAAAAGACAATCGCTTTGGGCATTGGTATCGGTTCTGGTTATCTGTTCGAAACAACTTTCCAACGAGAAGCTACTTCCGATTTGACAGGTGAACGTGGTTCGCTAATGGGTGCAATCCAAGGTTTGCTGTTGGCACAATACGAAGTATTGCGTGAAAACGGTCACACTCCTTCTGAAGCATTCAACGAAACAGTGGAAGAACTGACTCAGTCCTTGATGCCGTTGTTTGCAAAGAACGGTATGGACTGGATGTACGCTAATTGTTCTACTACTGCTCAACGTGGTGCCCTCGACTGGATGGGGCCCTTCCACGATGCTATCAAACCGGTAGTTGAAAAGTTGTATCACAGCGTTAAGACTGGTAACGAAGCACAGATTTCTATTGATTCCAACTCTAAACCGGATTATCGTGAGAAACTGGAAGTGGAACTGAAAGCATTGCGCGAAAGCGAGATGTGGCAGACTGCTGTAACAGTACGCAAACTTCGCCCTGAAAATAACTAA